The Spirochaetota bacterium genome has a window encoding:
- a CDS encoding FAD-dependent oxidoreductase: MSGKLERIFSPVTINSLRLKNRAVMPPMATGYGNKDGSVSERLIRYLERRARGGVGLVITEICAVDPRGKGFPAEIGAWSDDHIPGLAALAGAVHAAGAATALQLHHAGRETMKDFTGAMPEAPSDVPSAILNQPCEAMSVARIHEVARAYAEAARRARDAGFDAVEVHGAHGYLVCQFLSPFSNKRTDEYGGSDENRARFAIEVLRAIRALVGPGFPVIMRVSSDELIRGGYDLRYMKWLAPRLVEAGADALHVSLGVYSTPGGLTIASSDMEEGFNLFRAREIKEAVTVPVIGVGRITDPRTADAAIERGDADLISFGRQLLADPDVLVKAQSGAYDDIRWCLSCNQGCIDRLNFEMRTATCTVNPDCGYEYRRTGEKAPAAKEVWVIGAGPAGLSAALEAAARGHRVTVFEREAEPGGQLIPASKPPHKEGLAKWTRWANRMAGKAGVAIRYGTEVTGEMIAAGTPEAVILATGALPSVSDIPGIDGVIVREARDVLTGKSEIISPAVVLGAGYVGMETADFLMERGVTVTVLEMSAAPPVPPFTAHGYWLHRRLKKGGRLVLGARVTSIGADCVRYELEGKEQSEPAAMVVTALGARSEQVLEEAVKKSGLACVTVGDAVRPRRLIEAVHEGAGAGREI, translated from the coding sequence ATGAGCGGGAAGCTCGAACGCATTTTCTCACCCGTTACGATCAACTCTCTCCGACTGAAAAACCGCGCGGTGATGCCGCCCATGGCCACCGGCTACGGCAACAAAGACGGCTCGGTGAGCGAGCGTCTCATCCGCTACCTGGAACGGCGAGCGCGGGGAGGAGTCGGACTCGTCATCACCGAGATCTGCGCGGTCGATCCGCGCGGCAAGGGCTTTCCCGCCGAGATCGGCGCCTGGAGCGATGACCACATTCCGGGCCTTGCGGCGCTGGCCGGGGCCGTGCACGCGGCGGGGGCCGCGACAGCGCTCCAGCTGCATCACGCCGGCAGGGAGACCATGAAGGACTTTACGGGCGCGATGCCTGAGGCGCCGTCGGATGTTCCCAGCGCCATCCTCAATCAGCCCTGTGAAGCCATGTCGGTCGCGCGCATCCACGAGGTGGCCCGCGCATATGCCGAAGCGGCACGGCGGGCGCGCGACGCGGGTTTCGACGCGGTCGAGGTCCACGGTGCGCACGGCTACCTTGTCTGCCAGTTTCTCTCTCCGTTTTCGAACAAGCGCACCGACGAATACGGCGGCTCGGACGAAAACCGCGCGCGCTTCGCGATCGAGGTGCTGCGCGCCATACGTGCGCTCGTCGGGCCGGGATTTCCGGTCATCATGCGCGTTTCCTCGGACGAGCTCATACGGGGCGGATACGATTTAAGGTATATGAAATGGCTCGCGCCGCGGCTTGTGGAGGCGGGTGCCGACGCGCTGCATGTATCGCTCGGTGTTTATTCCACGCCGGGCGGGCTCACCATCGCGTCCTCGGACATGGAGGAGGGGTTCAACCTTTTCCGCGCGCGGGAAATAAAGGAAGCCGTTACGGTGCCGGTCATCGGCGTGGGCAGGATCACCGACCCGCGCACGGCCGACGCCGCGATCGAACGCGGCGATGCCGATCTTATAAGCTTCGGCCGCCAGCTTCTGGCCGATCCGGACGTGCTCGTCAAGGCGCAGTCCGGCGCGTATGACGATATCCGCTGGTGCCTCTCGTGCAACCAGGGATGCATCGACCGGCTTAACTTCGAGATGCGCACCGCGACGTGCACCGTCAACCCGGACTGCGGGTACGAGTACCGGCGCACCGGTGAAAAGGCTCCCGCTGCGAAGGAAGTCTGGGTGATCGGTGCGGGTCCCGCCGGGCTCTCGGCCGCGCTGGAGGCCGCCGCGCGCGGTCACCGTGTAACGGTGTTCGAACGGGAGGCGGAGCCGGGCGGGCAGCTTATCCCGGCGAGCAAACCACCGCACAAGGAGGGCCTGGCCAAATGGACGCGCTGGGCGAATCGGATGGCCGGGAAGGCGGGCGTGGCGATACGGTATGGAACCGAGGTTACGGGGGAGATGATAGCTGCCGGGACGCCGGAGGCGGTAATCCTCGCAACGGGCGCGCTTCCCTCGGTGTCGGACATTCCGGGAATCGACGGCGTAATCGTGCGCGAAGCACGCGATGTCCTTACCGGAAAGTCCGAAATTATAAGCCCGGCCGTTGTGCTCGGCGCGGGCTATGTGGGCATGGAGACCGCCGATTTTCTGATGGAGCGGGGGGTCACGGTGACCGTTCTTGAAATGAGCGCGGCACCGCCGGTGCCGCCCTTCACCGCTCACGGTTACTGGCTGCACCGCAGGCTTAAAAAAGGAGGCAGACTGGTGCTGGGCGCCAGGGTCACGTCCATCGGTGCCGACTGTGTGCGCTACGAACTGGAAGGAAAGGAACAGTCGGAGCCCGCCGCCATGGTGGTGACGGCGCTGGGAGCGCGTTCGGAGCAAGTGCTCGAAGAGGCGGTAAAAAAGTCGGGACTCGCCTGTGTAACCGTAGGCGATGCCGTGCGGCCGCGGCGCCTCATCGAGGCGGTTCACGAAGGGGCCGGGGCGGGGCGTGAGATATAA
- a CDS encoding TetR/AcrR family transcriptional regulator yields MKARQNAELRKPEILKSFYDILIEEGIEGVSIAKIAKRMGIHPSLIMHYFSTKEKLVIAAVDRIVREYGILIEGMESYTTDPVRRLERLVDILVGDEWYRMTGIAADFSVISISFRNSEIDERVRRLYARYKKFLAGEFLALGEAGIIGRRDPRRTAEIVMSLLEGYRHFKHFYVSDEDAESYRRDIKRSVLTLLGSG; encoded by the coding sequence ATGAAAGCACGCCAGAATGCGGAACTCCGAAAGCCCGAAATACTTAAAAGCTTCTACGACATCCTGATAGAAGAAGGAATCGAGGGCGTCTCCATCGCTAAAATCGCGAAGAGGATGGGTATTCACCCCAGCCTTATCATGCACTATTTTTCCACCAAGGAGAAGCTGGTCATAGCGGCCGTGGACCGCATCGTCCGCGAATACGGCATCTTGATAGAGGGCATGGAATCGTACACGACCGATCCGGTTAGGCGGCTCGAGCGGCTGGTGGACATACTGGTGGGGGACGAGTGGTACCGCATGACCGGGATCGCGGCCGATTTTTCCGTGATATCGATCAGCTTCAGAAACAGTGAAATCGACGAGCGCGTCAGGCGTCTGTACGCGCGCTACAAAAAGTTCCTCGCCGGGGAGTTCCTGGCGCTCGGCGAGGCCGGAATCATCGGGCGGCGCGATCCGCGAAGAACGGCGGAGATCGTGATGTCGCTGCTCGAGGGGTACCGGCATTTCAAGCACTTTTACGTAAGTGACGAAGACGCGGAATCGTACCGTCGCGATATCAAGCGGTCGGTCCTGACTCTGCTGGGGTCGGGGTGA
- a CDS encoding class I adenylate cyclase has translation MPWGGFCPQRDDSVNAMDNDKRKEITDTIQANRDKFIRYNNIKIANLYSSITDQKTIDLFEVIPFLLGYNLHGLPGYVQSDKMPLGLHGFHLGERGAAFIQAHFPSVPLSPQKPEVPFVEMFALMGSGGTIAYNAHSDFDFWVCADERRVGPESLRLFRGKCRAIENWIEEKFNIEVHFFLNDIKKVKKNIFDDDSEENFSGASLGELLKEEFFRSSIVVSGKTPFWWMVPAGSNDTVYEEWLGIAQDTRYAGEFVDLGNLYNIKREDFLVSALFQLLKSLGNPFKSIIKLGLLERYIHSTGANPFISNIIKKNVHEGKLGIQNIDSYVIMFNHVFNYYNSIVNDANATDLLNVCFYLKVDPRLSRFLDNGEKVELSEKTRIMQAYTKKWNWSESMIRQMDEFETQDIDSVNRLMNDTKKYVLRGYRDILNVIETDKIAHKLSGDDLKGITRKIHSHFSISANKIDNSLSFKGYPQEKLLTVEFVRDRDGREFWLLSKRIIVKNYPAKVIFHKDETFIGIIVWIATNRIFQKDYTRLEIQSGIHAVDPNYIRDLVTELTVHFAFKRLQIQNGYFVRDPFPIINYIIINPYSKYAKKIEDIIFLYHNSWGETRFETYKSELDIAKIATAVLNGALVTRRDYERALRLSSSQPYTSSRDFDRINLLLKSMHLLFVEDRTPARKRYVTMLGNTWFVFSNRKTPTAETVVATSFDSEAKMLFGLGMNTGALARYGFDPMIPELNYLRKIEENHGEGVIRIYFQKTTKYCHFFVSDERGAIHFFRKGIDSFSECLARLCIFCENTAKSVSARNPSSSLAERLKRIEVYRLEQDARNNCSITEMNPELDRGVIEARGHLVPMRLVLHPRPNGEMGYSFSLPNGAFTNVFTRANIFQVAGELGLLKRHHGGYSHFVTEVDLSNVMTKAYTMFTSFSFSHKNLFEMLIERALQAVRR, from the coding sequence ATGCCGTGGGGCGGGTTCTGCCCGCAGCGCGATGATTCGGTGAACGCCATGGACAACGACAAGCGAAAGGAAATCACGGATACGATACAGGCGAACAGGGACAAGTTCATCCGCTATAACAATATCAAGATAGCGAACCTCTATTCCTCGATCACCGACCAGAAAACCATCGACCTCTTCGAGGTGATTCCCTTCCTGCTCGGATACAACCTGCATGGACTGCCGGGTTACGTTCAGTCCGATAAAATGCCACTGGGTCTTCATGGATTCCATCTCGGGGAGAGGGGCGCGGCCTTCATCCAGGCGCATTTCCCGTCGGTCCCGCTGAGCCCGCAGAAACCGGAGGTCCCCTTCGTCGAGATGTTCGCTCTCATGGGAAGCGGCGGCACCATCGCCTACAACGCGCACTCCGATTTCGACTTCTGGGTATGCGCCGACGAGCGCCGTGTGGGCCCGGAATCGCTCAGGCTGTTCAGGGGCAAGTGCCGCGCCATCGAGAATTGGATAGAGGAAAAGTTCAACATCGAGGTCCATTTTTTCCTCAACGATATTAAAAAGGTTAAAAAAAACATCTTTGACGACGACAGCGAGGAAAACTTCTCCGGCGCCTCGCTCGGGGAGCTGCTGAAAGAAGAGTTTTTTCGAAGCTCAATCGTCGTGAGCGGTAAAACGCCGTTCTGGTGGATGGTGCCCGCCGGCTCGAACGACACGGTGTACGAGGAGTGGCTTGGGATCGCGCAGGATACCCGCTACGCGGGCGAGTTCGTGGACCTGGGAAACCTTTACAACATAAAACGTGAGGACTTTCTCGTCTCGGCGCTCTTTCAGCTGCTGAAATCCCTGGGGAATCCCTTCAAGTCCATCATCAAGCTCGGGCTTCTGGAGCGCTACATACACAGCACGGGCGCGAACCCGTTCATCAGCAACATCATTAAAAAGAACGTACACGAAGGAAAACTGGGAATACAGAACATTGACTCGTACGTCATCATGTTCAACCACGTCTTCAATTATTACAATTCCATCGTAAACGACGCCAATGCCACCGATCTGCTCAATGTCTGTTTTTACCTGAAGGTGGACCCGCGCCTGTCGCGTTTTCTCGACAACGGCGAGAAGGTCGAGCTCTCGGAAAAGACCAGGATCATGCAGGCCTACACTAAGAAATGGAACTGGTCGGAATCCATGATCCGCCAGATGGACGAGTTCGAAACCCAGGACATCGATTCCGTCAACAGGCTGATGAACGACACCAAGAAATATGTTCTGCGCGGGTATCGCGACATCCTCAACGTCATCGAAACGGACAAGATCGCCCACAAACTCTCGGGCGATGATTTAAAAGGCATAACCCGGAAGATACATTCCCATTTCTCGATCTCGGCCAACAAGATCGACAATTCCCTCAGCTTCAAGGGCTACCCCCAGGAAAAGCTGCTGACAGTGGAATTCGTGCGCGACCGCGACGGCAGGGAGTTCTGGCTGCTCTCCAAGCGGATCATCGTGAAAAACTACCCGGCCAAGGTGATCTTCCACAAGGACGAGACCTTCATCGGCATTATCGTATGGATCGCGACGAACAGGATATTCCAGAAGGACTACACCCGCCTGGAAATACAGTCCGGCATCCACGCCGTCGATCCCAACTACATCCGCGATCTCGTGACCGAGCTTACGGTGCATTTCGCGTTCAAGCGCCTGCAGATCCAGAACGGTTATTTCGTCCGGGACCCGTTTCCCATCATCAACTATATCATCATCAATCCGTATTCAAAATACGCCAAGAAGATCGAGGATATCATCTTTCTCTACCACAACAGCTGGGGCGAGACCAGGTTCGAAACCTATAAAAGCGAGCTCGACATAGCGAAGATCGCGACGGCGGTGCTCAACGGCGCGCTCGTCACCCGGCGCGATTACGAGCGGGCGCTCAGGCTTTCATCGTCACAACCGTACACATCCAGCCGCGATTTCGACCGCATCAACTTGCTTCTCAAAAGCATGCATTTGCTGTTCGTCGAGGACCGCACCCCGGCCAGGAAGCGATACGTGACCATGCTGGGGAACACCTGGTTCGTCTTCTCGAACAGGAAGACCCCGACCGCCGAGACCGTCGTGGCGACCTCTTTCGATTCCGAGGCGAAGATGCTCTTCGGCCTGGGGATGAACACCGGCGCGCTCGCCCGGTACGGCTTCGATCCCATGATACCCGAACTCAATTACCTTCGGAAGATCGAGGAAAACCACGGGGAAGGCGTCATAAGGATATATTTCCAGAAGACGACCAAGTACTGCCATTTCTTCGTTTCCGACGAACGCGGGGCGATTCACTTTTTCCGCAAGGGCATCGATTCGTTCAGCGAGTGCCTCGCGCGGCTCTGCATCTTCTGCGAAAATACGGCGAAGTCCGTTTCGGCGCGGAACCCCTCATCTTCGCTGGCCGAGCGCCTCAAGCGTATCGAGGTGTACCGGCTCGAGCAGGACGCCCGCAACAACTGCTCGATAACCGAGATGAACCCCGAACTGGACCGCGGGGTCATAGAGGCGCGCGGCCACCTCGTGCCCATGAGACTCGTCCTGCACCCCCGGCCCAACGGCGAGATGGGATACAGCTTCAGCCTTCCGAACGGCGCCTTCACCAACGTGTTCACCCGCGCGAACATCTTCCAGGTGGCCGGGGAGCTGGGATTATTGAAACGGCACCACGGAGGGTATTCCCATTTCGTGACCGAGGTCGACCTCTCGAACGTCATGACCAAGGCCTACACCATGTTCACCTCGTTTTCTTTCTCACACAAGAACCTCTTCGAGATGCTCATCGAGCGCGCCCTGCAGGCCGTGCGCCGGTGA
- a CDS encoding outer membrane beta-barrel protein: MKYFRFVLALLIVLAGRTGAYAIIELAGYGGCSWGRHYVYYPERDTDKSTGPQYGGYAHLTGGIHPLQIGAGLFHNSSVLDTSKDGSDADVIRRTTGLSIALRVAIPTTDLAVYGRAGFSCYDHYILKPDAGARRTKGRFFSTSMAGGGLAYALYGPLWLFTEYLFLNSKYDNNDREFFRTHSVNLGLKLSI; the protein is encoded by the coding sequence ATGAAATATTTCCGGTTTGTGCTGGCGCTGCTCATTGTACTGGCCGGGCGGACGGGCGCGTATGCGATAATCGAGCTCGCCGGGTACGGAGGCTGCTCGTGGGGGCGGCATTACGTGTATTACCCGGAACGCGATACGGACAAAAGTACGGGCCCGCAGTACGGGGGGTATGCGCATCTTACCGGCGGAATCCACCCGCTCCAGATAGGGGCGGGGCTCTTTCACAACTCCTCGGTGCTTGATACGAGCAAGGACGGCAGCGATGCCGACGTGATTCGTAGAACAACGGGGCTTTCGATCGCCCTCCGGGTGGCCATACCCACGACGGACCTCGCGGTCTATGGACGGGCCGGTTTCTCCTGTTACGACCATTATATCCTGAAACCGGACGCCGGCGCGCGTCGGACCAAGGGGCGCTTTTTCTCCACCAGCATGGCGGGTGGGGGGCTCGCCTATGCGCTGTACGGACCGCTCTGGCTGTTCACCGAGTATTTATTTCTGAACAGTAAGTATGACAACAATGACCGTGAGTTTTTTCGTACGCATTCGGTAAACCTGGGACTGAAGCTGTCGATCTGA
- a CDS encoding amidohydrolase family protein, which yields MHDILIKDGTIIDGTGKTGFRGDIAISEGRITAVGDAGEGPARETIDAAGKIVAPGFIDIHSHADFVMPLPDHDRILKPLVMQGVTTFVGGNCGFSAAYVPEKNRALVASHLENLSGRPMDDIITWRTPAEYFDTVRARGMLLNMGMLAGHGTLRIASSGLETRLLFPDEMMDMERLLEESLEMGCLGLSTGLQYFPGSMSDTDELVRMGSVLKKYGGIFTSHLRSYSHTLDLAMEEVFEVGRRNGVRIQISHLYWQPYSRGLASLTRQAVRLGSFAYNRLKLPIPVERGLVPKIRTIEKRCREGINVHFDMVPTSQGFTELLAFLPPYVSQGSRSQALERLADRAFRNRVIHDIDQVEPDWPHRDGATWSFNYLKMTGWDGLRVMAVPTEGNRWMEGKTFPEIAGETGSEAFDVICDLLIEENGQVLVFHTPTVPDDPFVFRSMWAGFTHPLSMPATDAILRPVGRPSHVFYDCFPRFIHAFTGERRMLGMEEAIRKITSLPAEVMGLEKRGALAKGFHADIVVFDPDRLRSGADFYNPEVYPEGIEHVLVNGRAVVRQGACVERVLAGDVVRRA from the coding sequence ATGCACGATATACTGATCAAAGACGGAACGATCATCGATGGAACGGGGAAGACCGGCTTTCGGGGCGATATCGCGATAAGTGAAGGCCGAATTACCGCCGTGGGAGATGCCGGGGAAGGACCGGCCCGCGAGACTATCGACGCCGCGGGCAAAATCGTGGCGCCGGGATTCATTGACATCCATTCCCACGCCGATTTCGTCATGCCGCTTCCCGACCACGACCGCATCTTAAAGCCCCTGGTGATGCAGGGGGTCACCACCTTTGTCGGCGGCAACTGCGGCTTTTCCGCTGCATATGTTCCGGAAAAAAACAGGGCCCTGGTCGCCTCGCACCTGGAAAACCTTTCGGGCCGGCCGATGGACGACATCATCACCTGGCGCACGCCGGCGGAATATTTCGATACGGTACGGGCGAGGGGGATGCTGCTCAACATGGGCATGCTCGCCGGGCACGGCACGCTTCGCATCGCTTCGTCGGGCCTGGAGACCCGCCTGCTTTTCCCCGACGAAATGATGGACATGGAGCGCCTGCTCGAGGAGTCCCTCGAGATGGGCTGCCTGGGGCTGTCCACGGGCCTGCAGTATTTCCCCGGATCGATGAGCGACACCGACGAGCTGGTGCGCATGGGCTCCGTGCTGAAAAAATACGGCGGCATCTTCACCTCGCACCTGCGCAGCTATTCCCATACGCTCGACCTCGCCATGGAAGAGGTTTTCGAGGTGGGACGGCGAAACGGCGTTCGGATACAGATATCGCATCTCTACTGGCAGCCCTATTCGCGCGGCCTTGCCTCCTTAACCAGGCAGGCCGTGCGCCTGGGCTCCTTCGCCTACAACAGGCTGAAGCTGCCGATACCGGTGGAGCGGGGGCTGGTGCCCAAGATACGGACGATCGAGAAACGCTGCCGCGAGGGCATCAATGTCCATTTCGACATGGTGCCGACCTCGCAGGGCTTTACCGAACTCCTCGCGTTTCTTCCCCCGTATGTCTCACAGGGGAGCCGGTCCCAGGCGCTCGAACGTCTTGCCGACCGGGCCTTTCGAAACCGGGTGATCCACGATATCGACCAAGTCGAGCCCGACTGGCCGCATCGCGACGGCGCCACCTGGTCGTTCAATTACCTCAAGATGACGGGCTGGGACGGCCTTCGCGTAATGGCGGTCCCGACCGAGGGCAACCGCTGGATGGAGGGAAAGACATTCCCCGAAATTGCCGGCGAGACGGGGAGCGAGGCCTTCGATGTAATCTGCGATCTTCTTATCGAGGAGAACGGGCAGGTGCTGGTGTTTCACACACCCACCGTGCCCGACGATCCCTTCGTCTTCCGCTCGATGTGGGCGGGGTTTACGCACCCGCTCTCAATGCCCGCGACCGACGCGATCCTGCGCCCCGTGGGGCGGCCCTCTCACGTGTTCTATGACTGTTTCCCGCGCTTCATTCACGCCTTCACCGGTGAGCGGCGGATGCTCGGCATGGAGGAGGCGATACGAAAGATCACCTCGCTGCCCGCGGAGGTTATGGGTCTCGAAAAACGGGGAGCGCTCGCGAAGGGTTTCCACGCGGACATCGTGGTATTCGACCCGGACCGACTACGAAGCGGGGCGGATTTTTACAACCCGGAAGTATATCCGGAGGGGATAGAGCACGTTCTTGTAAACGGCAGGGCGGTGGTGCGCCAGGGCGCCTGCGTCGAGAGAGTGCTTGCGGGCGATGTCGTCCGGCGGGCGTAG